A segment of the Yersinia rochesterensis genome:
AAGAGATTGTTGCTGAAGATAAACGCTATGAAGTTTATTTCCGGCCACTGCTGAGTACCCTAGAGGTAACTAAGGGCAGCGACATCAAAATGATACTGCCACAGGCAGAATATAATCGTATAGATCAAGGTGCGAAAGGCACTCTACGTTTACAGGGGACGCGCTATATTGGCTTTACCCCAAATTCACTCGGTCAATAAATAACCTGTCGCCATAACAAAAATATATCTAGCGACAGTGAGTATTATTTTTTAGGCAATAGCGGCTGTTTTTTTTGCCAAGCCAACAATTCGAAAACCCCGAACACAAAAATTTTGAATTGTTGCCATCCACTGATTGGCTGATCTTTCGGCTGCGTAGATTTAAGTAATATCAGTTGCAAACCATGCATCAAGACCATGAAGATCATTGCGACATCAATAAAGTATTTCAAAGGCTTAGGAAACGGCTGGAACAGATTCAACAATAAGAAAAACCATACTCCTAACATCAATAACCGGCCGATATTAATCCACATGGTGTTGCTCCTGTTCTTCAGCTGATACCGTGTTTTTGAGAGTTTCTTCGCTACGAATATAGAGGCGATAAGCAACCTGTCCGGCAATTTTCTCTCGATGTAACTGCCAATTGGCCGGGACATCAGTGGCGGCACTTTCTGCTTCTGCTTCAACATAAATCCAGGCATCAGCCGTCAGCCAGTTGAATTGTTCCAATAAATTGATGGTTTCAGCCAGTAAACCTTTACGAAAAGGAGGGTCAAGGAATACCAAATCGAAAGGCTGGCCCGGCTGGGCTAACCATTGCAAAGAATTGGTATTGACCACTTGTCCATTGGCGGCACTCAATAATGTCAGGTTGTTGCTCAGCTGTTTAGCGACATGTCGGTCAGCTTCTAGCAGTATAGCAACACCTGCATAACGGGATAGTGCCTCCAGTCCTAAGGCGCCGCTGCCTGCAAAGCAATCCAAACATCGGGCGCCTTGAATCATGGGCGCAAGCCAGTTGAACAATGTTTCTCTGACTCGATCAGTGGTAGGGCGCAGCCCAGGGCTAACGGGGACAGGTAATTTGCGCCCTCGCCATTTACCGCCAATGATGCGGATTT
Coding sequences within it:
- a CDS encoding DUF2500 domain-containing protein; translated protein: MNKLPLLFIAVVVLIVVLATRQYWQKKRQDAENDRSPVRSLQVEVIDKREVLAPNRRSRQREEIVAEDKRYEVYFRPLLSTLEVTKGSDIKMILPQAEYNRIDQGAKGTLRLQGTRYIGFTPNSLGQ
- a CDS encoding DUF1145 family protein; translated protein: MWINIGRLLMLGVWFFLLLNLFQPFPKPLKYFIDVAMIFMVLMHGLQLILLKSTQPKDQPISGWQQFKIFVFGVFELLAWQKKQPLLPKK
- the rsmD gene encoding 16S rRNA (guanine(966)-N(2))-methyltransferase, whose product is MAKRPIAKAKQAPQQSAGQIRIIGGKWRGRKLPVPVSPGLRPTTDRVRETLFNWLAPMIQGARCLDCFAGSGALGLEALSRYAGVAILLEADRHVAKQLSNNLTLLSAANGQVVNTNSLQWLAQPGQPFDLVFLDPPFRKGLLAETINLLEQFNWLTADAWIYVEAEAESAATDVPANWQLHREKIAGQVAYRLYIRSEETLKNTVSAEEQEQHHVD